In a genomic window of Methylovirgula sp. 4M-Z18:
- a CDS encoding MIP/aquaporin family protein: MGSGFIGELLGTMTLVLFGDGVVAQVLLSKSKGQNSGWIVITAGWAFAVLCGVLVAAAAGGSGHLNPAVTIAFAAVTGDWSHVATYIPAQFIGAFIGAVLVWLAYLPHWEETSDPGLKLAVFCTGPAIRNTGANIICEIIGTFALLFVVAAIGAKSVGTPGYFGPYIVAMLVWGIGLSLGGPTGYAINPARDLAPRLAHAILPIPGKGGSDWAYGWIPVFAPIVGGLIGLFVAKAAGML, encoded by the coding sequence ATGGGAAGCGGATTCATTGGGGAACTTCTGGGAACGATGACACTCGTCTTGTTCGGCGACGGCGTGGTTGCGCAGGTTCTGCTGAGCAAGTCTAAAGGGCAAAATTCTGGTTGGATCGTGATCACCGCGGGCTGGGCCTTTGCGGTGCTTTGTGGCGTATTGGTCGCGGCCGCTGCCGGTGGATCGGGCCATCTGAATCCGGCGGTGACGATTGCCTTTGCGGCCGTGACTGGCGACTGGAGCCACGTTGCCACGTACATTCCGGCGCAATTCATCGGCGCGTTCATCGGCGCCGTCCTCGTCTGGCTCGCCTATCTGCCGCACTGGGAGGAGACCAGCGATCCGGGCTTGAAACTCGCCGTGTTTTGCACCGGTCCGGCGATCCGCAACACCGGCGCCAACATCATCTGCGAAATCATCGGCACGTTTGCCCTGCTCTTCGTGGTTGCGGCGATCGGCGCGAAAAGCGTTGGCACGCCGGGCTATTTCGGCCCGTATATCGTCGCGATGCTCGTCTGGGGCATCGGCCTTTCGCTCGGTGGTCCAACCGGCTATGCGATCAACCCCGCCCGCGATCTCGCTCCGCGCTTGGCCCATGCAATTTTGCCGATCCCTGGCAAGGGAGGCTCTGATTGGGCCTACGGCTGGATTCCGGTCTTTGCGCCCATCGTTGGCGGCCTGATCGGCCTCTTTGTCGCCAAGGCTGCAGGCATGCTTTAA
- a CDS encoding DoxX family protein gives MSETMNLHQVPETMALHRSLWAGRIISAFVFIALVADGIIQLFAPAQIASMLQETGFAMDLTRVVGPIILACAILYAIPATAVLGAILVTGFLGGAICAHVRIGELGSPPEIVSLLLGAMTWGGLYARDPRIRAILPLIR, from the coding sequence GTGTCCGAAACTATGAATCTGCATCAAGTGCCTGAAACTATGGCCTTGCATCGCAGCCTGTGGGCCGGCCGGATAATCAGCGCGTTTGTCTTTATCGCTCTGGTGGCAGACGGCATTATTCAGCTTTTCGCTCCGGCACAGATCGCGAGCATGTTGCAGGAAACCGGGTTCGCGATGGACCTGACCCGTGTCGTGGGTCCGATCATACTCGCCTGTGCCATCCTTTACGCCATCCCGGCCACCGCCGTCCTCGGCGCGATCCTCGTGACGGGCTTTTTGGGAGGTGCCATCTGCGCCCATGTCCGCATTGGTGAGTTGGGGTCGCCGCCGGAAATCGTTTCCCTGCTTCTAGGCGCGATGACATGGGGCGGCCTCTACGCGCGCGATCCCCGTATTCGGGCCATTCTGCCGCTCATCCGTTGA
- a CDS encoding LacI family DNA-binding transcriptional regulator, translated as MRPTTKDLAEVAGVSLATVDRVLNGRPNVSEKAARRVFEAIDRIGFVRNPAAVALARNKTYRFNFVLPEHGDLYLQQLVKQIGDSREEVRTDSTTVNIVQISMADPHVVAKYLAALDADSVDGIAVMAPESPQVRDALVRLVGRGVKVVQFLSGQEKLENADYVGVDNFAAGATAGKIIGRFVGEKRGKIMVIAETMMALDSIQRRHGFDSIINTQFPNLQSLPSIETYADEEHADLIIHRSLQHNPDIVSVYLLSSEARVPLAALSKWPEAHRLTVVAHERTPFTEQALMDDRLDAVIAQDPRDAVRSALRIMRARVDQRELFALQERMRIEVLLKENLGGV; from the coding sequence ATGCGGCCAACCACAAAAGACCTGGCAGAAGTCGCGGGTGTGAGCCTGGCAACCGTCGATCGCGTGCTGAACGGACGACCGAATGTGAGCGAGAAGGCTGCTCGCCGAGTTTTCGAGGCCATCGATCGCATAGGGTTCGTCCGGAATCCGGCGGCGGTCGCGCTTGCGCGCAATAAGACCTATCGCTTCAATTTCGTTCTGCCCGAACACGGCGATCTTTATCTGCAACAACTCGTTAAGCAGATCGGCGACAGCAGGGAGGAAGTCCGTACGGATTCGACGACGGTGAATATTGTCCAAATCTCCATGGCCGATCCGCATGTCGTCGCAAAATATCTGGCCGCCCTCGATGCGGATTCGGTCGATGGCATTGCCGTCATGGCGCCGGAATCGCCGCAGGTGCGTGACGCGCTCGTGCGTCTTGTCGGACGCGGCGTAAAGGTCGTGCAGTTCCTATCCGGTCAGGAAAAGCTGGAGAACGCCGATTATGTCGGCGTCGATAATTTTGCGGCCGGCGCGACTGCTGGAAAGATTATCGGCCGGTTTGTCGGCGAGAAGCGAGGCAAGATCATGGTCATCGCAGAGACCATGATGGCGCTCGATAGCATTCAGAGGCGTCATGGTTTTGACAGCATCATCAATACTCAGTTTCCGAATTTGCAAAGTCTGCCATCGATAGAAACTTACGCGGATGAAGAGCATGCCGATCTCATCATTCACCGGAGCTTGCAACACAACCCCGATATCGTATCGGTCTATCTGCTGAGTTCGGAAGCCAGGGTTCCCCTCGCAGCGCTGTCGAAATGGCCCGAGGCCCACCGCCTGACTGTGGTCGCCCACGAGCGTACGCCCTTCACCGAGCAGGCACTGATGGATGATCGTCTCGATGCGGTCATCGCTCAGGACCCGCGCGATGCTGTCCGAAGTGCTTTGCGCATCATGCGCGCACGCGTCGACCAGAGAGAACTTTTCGCGTTGCAGGAAAGGATGCGCATTGAGGTGCTGCTCAAAGAGAATCTAGGGGGCGTATAA
- a CDS encoding glycosyltransferase family 4 protein, with translation MSRKLLHRAWQMLPHGFRRRLFEEISLATAPKLGAAPLRPQPPFIVAGYLTAPTGLGQSARLAIQALEAAQIPVFGIDLSATFRQSQAVTDFRYVPDRGEAGTLVLFVNPPVSSAALRAIGAARLHNLYRIGDWIWELEQTPESWRRHAPFFHELASSSRFSVDAIARSTGCPTRFLPLPVAIEPLPLAQPINGARPRICFIGDMVAASHRKNLSGLLAALNDVAQAGRAFDLRLIIRGGSRDDARLAPLLKTLEGRGCGVALHGQSLARTEQLALLAQSDLYVSLHHSEGFGLTVAEAMLMGLPCVSTDWSATAEFLDDSNGYPVRCELVPSPKTIDDDRQLLWAEPDRAHAAQQITAALADPAEARRRGAKARVDLTRMFSAKAFADALTN, from the coding sequence ATGAGCCGTAAATTGCTGCACCGTGCCTGGCAGATGCTTCCGCATGGGTTCCGGCGGCGGCTGTTCGAGGAAATCTCCCTGGCAACTGCTCCGAAACTGGGCGCTGCACCGCTGCGGCCGCAACCACCGTTCATCGTCGCGGGATATCTCACCGCCCCGACTGGTCTCGGCCAATCGGCGCGTCTCGCGATCCAGGCCCTCGAAGCGGCGCAAATCCCGGTTTTCGGTATCGACCTGTCGGCCACCTTTCGGCAATCGCAGGCGGTCACCGACTTTCGCTATGTGCCCGACCGAGGCGAAGCCGGCACGCTTGTGCTGTTCGTCAACCCGCCGGTCTCGAGCGCGGCTTTGCGCGCGATCGGGGCGGCCCGTCTGCACAATCTCTACCGGATCGGCGATTGGATCTGGGAACTGGAGCAAACGCCGGAGAGCTGGCGCCGGCACGCGCCGTTCTTTCACGAACTCGCCTCGTCGAGCCGCTTTTCGGTCGATGCGATCGCCCGTTCGACCGGGTGCCCCACACGTTTCCTGCCCCTGCCCGTCGCCATCGAGCCGCTGCCCCTCGCCCAGCCGATCAACGGGGCAAGGCCGCGGATCTGCTTCATCGGCGACATGGTCGCAGCCAGCCACCGCAAGAATTTATCGGGCCTCCTCGCCGCGCTGAACGATGTCGCGCAGGCGGGCCGAGCCTTCGACCTGCGCCTGATCATCCGCGGCGGATCGCGCGATGATGCGCGTCTCGCACCACTGCTCAAAACGCTTGAGGGGCGCGGCTGTGGCGTGGCGCTGCACGGCCAATCACTCGCGCGCACCGAGCAATTGGCGCTGCTGGCGCAAAGCGACCTCTATGTCTCGCTTCACCATTCGGAAGGCTTCGGCCTCACCGTTGCCGAAGCTATGCTGATGGGCCTGCCCTGTGTGTCGACCGATTGGTCCGCGACGGCGGAATTCCTCGATGACAGCAATGGCTATCCGGTGCGCTGCGAATTGGTGCCGTCGCCCAAAACCATCGACGACGACCGCCAATTGCTCTGGGCCGAACCGGATCGGGCGCACGCGGCCCAGCAGATCACGGCCGCCCTCGCCGATCCGGCGGAGGCCCGTCGTCGCGGTGCCAAGGCCCGGGTGGATTTGACCCGCATGTTTTCGGCGAAGGCCTTCGCAGACGCTTTAACAAATTGA
- a CDS encoding NmrA family NAD(P)-binding protein: protein MFLVMGITGKVGGATAEHLLAHGKEVRALVRNREKASSWANQGVELVDGDWNDSAAIAQALKGVEGAFVMLPAVWAPSPDYKEAKGVIANYVEALTKAAPPRVVALSSMGANRTSGLGMVTALSLLEQGFRDLTSPIAFVRAGGFFENFLYGLQVAQGGTLPVYYNPTNRKSTMVATNDIGAEVATLLRGPAWSGQRLVELGSMVSADEVAEQLGDVLTLDVKAFAVPRAGWAEAFERFGIPKGHTGPAEEMFEAVNAGWMDLGAEHTEHVAGTTSARDVFEAAQNAAKA from the coding sequence ATGTTTTTAGTAATGGGAATCACAGGAAAAGTCGGCGGCGCAACGGCAGAACATCTGTTGGCGCACGGCAAGGAAGTACGCGCGCTGGTCCGCAATCGCGAGAAGGCGTCAAGCTGGGCAAACCAGGGGGTGGAACTGGTTGACGGCGATTGGAATGATTCAGCAGCCATCGCGCAAGCGCTCAAAGGCGTCGAAGGCGCGTTTGTCATGTTGCCCGCTGTCTGGGCGCCCTCACCCGATTACAAAGAAGCAAAGGGCGTGATTGCGAACTATGTCGAGGCGCTCACCAAGGCAGCGCCGCCGCGAGTGGTTGCGCTTTCGTCGATGGGTGCGAACAGGACCAGCGGACTCGGGATGGTCACGGCCTTGTCGCTTCTGGAGCAAGGTTTTCGCGACCTGACATCCCCAATCGCATTTGTGCGCGCAGGCGGATTCTTCGAGAATTTCCTTTACGGCTTGCAGGTCGCCCAAGGTGGAACGCTACCGGTCTACTACAATCCGACAAACCGGAAATCGACCATGGTCGCGACGAATGACATCGGCGCGGAGGTCGCAACCCTTTTGCGCGGGCCAGCCTGGTCGGGGCAGCGCTTGGTCGAGCTTGGTTCGATGGTCAGCGCGGATGAAGTCGCCGAGCAATTGGGTGACGTCTTGACGCTTGACGTGAAGGCCTTTGCAGTCCCGCGTGCAGGGTGGGCGGAAGCGTTCGAGCGGTTCGGCATCCCGAAGGGCCACACCGGACCTGCCGAAGAAATGTTTGAGGCCGTGAACGCAGGATGGATGGACCTCGGAGCCGAGCATACGGAGCACGTCGCGGGTACGACGTCCGCACGCGATGTATTCGAGGCCGCACAGAACGCCGCCAAAGCGTAA
- a CDS encoding LysR substrate-binding domain-containing protein, translated as MQNLEPILIFVTVAEMGSFTRAADSLGIQKGRASTAVRKLEEDVGVRLLHRTTRSVQLTEDGRVFRARARDLLADVDDLHSMFASDRVALRGRLRVDLPTEVARTTIVPALPDFMAVHPELELELSSTDRQVDLVQEGFDCVLRLGPIRDETLIARPLGLLRMVNAASPAYLARYGVPRSLEDLQRQEHRAIHFSTILGARPYGWEYPDGDGYATLQLPGALHVNSAQTYEAAALAGLGLIQAPLLGIGRYLESGALVEIIPDFRRRALAVSLVVAHRSNLSRRVRAFMKWIEDVLTPYLE; from the coding sequence ATGCAGAATCTCGAACCCATCCTCATTTTCGTAACGGTAGCGGAAATGGGGAGCTTCACCCGCGCAGCCGACAGCCTGGGCATTCAGAAGGGAAGGGCCTCAACGGCGGTCCGGAAGCTGGAAGAAGATGTCGGCGTCAGGCTTCTGCACCGGACGACGCGTAGCGTGCAGTTGACGGAAGACGGACGGGTCTTTCGCGCACGTGCCCGCGATCTCCTCGCGGACGTTGACGATCTGCACTCGATGTTCGCAAGCGATCGCGTGGCACTTCGCGGGCGTCTACGCGTCGATCTTCCGACCGAGGTGGCACGGACAACGATCGTGCCGGCCTTACCGGATTTCATGGCGGTTCACCCCGAGTTGGAGCTGGAGCTGTCGAGTACGGATCGGCAAGTCGATCTGGTTCAAGAGGGGTTCGATTGTGTCTTGCGGCTTGGACCCATAAGGGACGAGACGCTGATCGCCCGCCCATTGGGCCTGTTGCGCATGGTCAACGCTGCCAGCCCCGCCTATCTGGCGCGCTACGGCGTCCCTCGATCGCTAGAAGATCTCCAGCGTCAGGAACATCGGGCAATTCATTTTTCGACGATACTGGGCGCAAGACCCTATGGATGGGAATATCCGGACGGCGACGGCTACGCGACGCTTCAGTTGCCAGGTGCGCTACACGTCAACAGCGCACAGACCTACGAAGCCGCTGCCCTCGCCGGCCTTGGCCTGATTCAGGCGCCGCTCTTGGGGATTGGCCGATACTTAGAGAGTGGAGCGCTTGTGGAGATCATACCCGATTTTCGTCGCCGGGCGCTCGCCGTGTCCCTCGTCGTAGCACATCGGAGCAATTTGTCGCGCCGGGTCCGCGCATTCATGAAATGGATCGAAGATGTGCTGACGCCGTATCTGGAATAG
- a CDS encoding dihydroxyacetone kinase subunit DhaK, translating to MAQFINKREDAVTEAIDGVLMTSGGNLARLDGYPHIRVVVRNDWDKSKVAIVSGGGSGHEPAHVGFVGKGMLTAAVCGDVFASPSVDAVLAGILAVTGPAGCLLVVKNYTGDRLNFGLAAERARAYGLNVSMVIVDDDIALPDQLQARGIAGTLFVHKIAGALAEKGADLETVTAAAKRVIAATRSIGMSLDTCRVPGAPKEHRIPEGKAELGLGIHGEAGAEQVDFAGARSSVASMVARLAAVMGEGPHVALVNNLGGTSELEMSILVHDLIHSPVGRNIMHVIGPAPLMTSLDMQGFSISVYPADGMELELLKAPVPISTWPGVSEVRPVILSSLPDGVMPITPIPSNHSPTREFLIGCCNVLTTSERELNALDAKCGDGDTGSTLAGAARALTKAIDRLPLSDHTQLLRAIGQELSQTMGGSSGVLLAIFFAAAGDGASSGLPMREAFRAGLARMQEIGGAGIGDRTMVDALAPALDALDESVTSAAAAARAGANFTATLSRAKAGRAAYISAKQLDGHIDPGAEAVARIFEHLAA from the coding sequence ATGGCACAGTTCATCAACAAGAGAGAAGACGCCGTAACCGAGGCGATCGACGGCGTACTAATGACATCCGGCGGCAATCTTGCGCGTCTCGATGGCTATCCGCATATCCGTGTCGTGGTCCGGAACGACTGGGATAAATCAAAAGTGGCGATTGTGTCGGGCGGCGGATCCGGCCATGAGCCAGCCCACGTCGGTTTCGTCGGCAAAGGAATGCTGACCGCCGCCGTTTGTGGCGACGTTTTTGCCTCGCCGAGTGTCGATGCCGTTCTGGCGGGCATTTTGGCGGTGACTGGCCCGGCCGGATGTTTGTTGGTCGTCAAGAACTACACGGGAGACCGTCTCAACTTCGGCCTTGCTGCCGAGCGCGCGCGTGCCTATGGGCTCAACGTCAGTATGGTCATCGTCGACGACGACATCGCGCTTCCCGATCAACTGCAAGCACGGGGCATTGCCGGCACTTTGTTTGTCCATAAGATCGCCGGTGCTCTTGCCGAAAAAGGCGCCGACCTTGAGACCGTCACCGCTGCCGCCAAGCGCGTCATTGCAGCTACCCGCTCCATCGGCATGTCGCTGGACACTTGCAGGGTTCCGGGGGCTCCAAAAGAACACCGCATACCGGAAGGCAAGGCTGAACTCGGTCTTGGCATTCACGGCGAGGCCGGCGCGGAGCAAGTCGACTTTGCGGGCGCTCGTTCCTCCGTCGCGTCCATGGTCGCGCGACTTGCCGCTGTCATGGGCGAAGGACCGCATGTCGCCTTGGTAAACAATCTCGGGGGGACGTCCGAGTTGGAAATGTCCATCCTCGTTCATGATCTGATTCATTCGCCTGTTGGCCGCAACATCATGCATGTGATTGGCCCGGCGCCTTTGATGACCTCGCTCGACATGCAGGGCTTTTCGATCTCCGTCTATCCTGCGGATGGGATGGAACTGGAACTCTTGAAGGCCCCTGTGCCGATTTCCACCTGGCCCGGGGTCTCGGAGGTGCGACCGGTCATCCTGAGCTCCCTGCCGGACGGCGTGATGCCGATCACGCCGATCCCGTCCAACCACTCACCGACGCGAGAATTCCTCATCGGCTGCTGTAACGTTCTGACAACTTCGGAGCGGGAACTGAATGCCCTCGATGCGAAGTGCGGCGACGGCGATACCGGTTCGACCCTGGCTGGGGCGGCCCGCGCCTTAACGAAGGCGATCGATCGACTGCCCTTGTCGGATCACACGCAGTTGCTGCGCGCCATCGGTCAGGAGCTAAGCCAAACGATGGGCGGATCATCTGGTGTGCTCCTCGCGATTTTCTTCGCGGCAGCCGGAGATGGCGCGTCGAGCGGATTACCGATGCGTGAAGCCTTCAGAGCTGGGCTCGCCCGGATGCAGGAGATCGGCGGGGCCGGGATCGGCGACCGAACGATGGTGGATGCTTTGGCGCCAGCACTCGACGCGCTCGACGAAAGCGTGACATCGGCTGCAGCAGCCGCACGTGCCGGCGCGAATTTCACGGCAACATTGTCTCGGGCGAAAGCGGGCCGTGCCGCCTACATTAGCGCGAAGCAACTTGATGGCCATATCGATCCTGGCGCCGAAGCCGTGGCGCGGATTTTCGAGCATCTCGCCGCTTAA
- a CDS encoding threonine synthase, whose product MTLTVLHKANLMIQTFVSHLECSLTGKRYPAGEIHGLSEAGRPLLVRYDLKTMAAQVSRESIAASQTPGLWRYASLLPVTKAENRISLGEVVTPLIPLERTIAQLGAKPGKVLVKDEGRLPTGSFKARGLCLAVSMAKEFGIKHLAIPTNGNAGAAMAAYARRAGQRATVLCPADTPDINVREIQQQGGATYLVNGLINDCGAIVGRGKEKVGWFDVSTLKEPYRIEGKKTMGLELAEQFGWRLPDVIFYPTGGGTGLIGMWKAFHELQELGWISGPLPRMVAVQADGCAPIVRAWERGEEHAPLWENAHTVASGIRVPVAVGDFLIIRAVRESNGFCMAIADDDIMAMRNFIAREEGLLLCPEGAATVAAYQKALQDGLVRADETAVLFNCASGLKYPMDSVNARIDKDKPIDFAQF is encoded by the coding sequence ATGACCCTGACTGTCCTGCACAAGGCCAACCTTATGATCCAGACATTTGTTTCCCATCTGGAATGCTCGTTGACAGGAAAGCGCTATCCCGCAGGGGAGATCCATGGCCTGTCAGAGGCCGGACGTCCGCTGCTTGTGCGCTACGATCTCAAAACAATGGCAGCACAGGTCTCAAGAGAGTCCATCGCGGCCTCGCAAACCCCGGGGCTTTGGCGCTACGCGAGCCTTTTACCTGTTACCAAGGCCGAAAATCGCATTTCCCTTGGAGAAGTGGTCACGCCCCTGATCCCGCTCGAGCGGACCATTGCACAACTTGGCGCAAAACCAGGCAAGGTCCTTGTCAAGGATGAGGGCCGCCTGCCGACCGGGTCCTTCAAGGCGAGAGGCCTGTGCCTCGCCGTGTCCATGGCAAAAGAATTCGGGATCAAGCATCTGGCCATCCCCACCAATGGCAATGCCGGGGCGGCCATGGCGGCCTATGCCCGCCGCGCGGGGCAGCGGGCGACCGTTCTCTGTCCGGCGGATACACCGGACATCAACGTCCGTGAAATTCAGCAGCAGGGCGGCGCGACCTATCTGGTCAATGGCCTCATCAATGATTGCGGCGCGATTGTCGGACGGGGCAAGGAAAAAGTCGGCTGGTTCGATGTGTCGACTCTGAAAGAGCCCTATCGCATTGAAGGCAAAAAGACGATGGGTCTTGAGCTGGCCGAACAATTTGGCTGGCGCCTGCCGGATGTGATCTTTTATCCAACCGGAGGCGGTACGGGTTTGATCGGCATGTGGAAGGCATTTCACGAATTGCAGGAACTCGGCTGGATCAGCGGACCCTTGCCACGCATGGTGGCAGTGCAGGCCGATGGCTGCGCGCCGATTGTACGGGCGTGGGAACGAGGCGAGGAGCATGCACCGCTGTGGGAGAATGCCCATACCGTTGCATCGGGGATCCGGGTTCCGGTCGCCGTCGGTGATTTTCTGATCATCCGGGCGGTGCGGGAATCAAACGGGTTTTGCATGGCGATTGCGGATGACGACATCATGGCGATGCGCAATTTCATTGCCCGGGAAGAAGGGCTTCTGCTCTGCCCAGAGGGTGCCGCAACAGTCGCCGCCTATCAAAAGGCGCTTCAGGACGGATTGGTTAGGGCCGATGAAACCGCGGTTCTTTTCAATTGCGCCAGCGGATTGAAATATCCGATGGACAGTGTCAATGCGCGCATCGACAAAGACAAACCCATCGATTTTGCACAATTCTGA
- a CDS encoding DEAD/DEAH box helicase, which translates to MTFTTIPSLARALDERNYAEPTPVQSAVLAPEALERDLLVSAQTGSGKTVAYGLSMAPTLLGAAETFGPATKPQALVIAPTRELALQVARELGWLYQYARTRIATCVGGMDARRERRNLEDGAHIVVGTPGRLRDHMERGALDLSELKAVVLDEADEMLDLGFREDLEFILKAAPATKRSLLFSATMPKAIATLAKDYQRNAQRIEVTGGKSGHADIEYRAIRVAPHEHEHVVVNLLRMLEAPTAMVFCNTREAVRHLHAILQERGFSAVVLSGELSQHERNQAMLALRSNRARVCVATDVAARGIDLPNVGIVIHAELPHDVETMQHRSGRTGRAGRKGVSAVLVPMSRRRRAERLFVDAKLQPLWGAPPSAEEIRAKDQERLLDDPVLNEANSEEDLALARLLLAQKSPEEVAAALARLYRAQLPAYEDVTDPGYAQSTRERPARDRDAGPAGVGKKGFGGDSTWFRLDIGRTRNADPKWLLPMLCKRGQITRQDIGSIKIFDHETLFEIATPAAERFLANSRRPSPDNIRIHPADAARTHDKPPKREKYKGGKKDLPEGKVKKKKGKYPKGV; encoded by the coding sequence TTGACCTTCACCACCATTCCCTCCCTCGCCCGCGCCCTCGATGAGCGCAATTATGCCGAGCCCACGCCGGTGCAGAGCGCCGTGTTGGCGCCCGAGGCTTTGGAGCGGGACTTGTTGGTGTCCGCTCAGACCGGCTCAGGCAAGACCGTGGCCTATGGCTTGAGCATGGCCCCGACCCTGCTCGGCGCGGCCGAAACCTTCGGCCCGGCGACCAAGCCGCAGGCCCTCGTGATTGCGCCGACGCGCGAACTGGCGCTGCAGGTCGCGCGGGAATTGGGCTGGCTCTACCAATATGCCCGCACCCGCATCGCCACCTGCGTTGGCGGCATGGATGCGCGGCGCGAGCGGCGCAATCTGGAAGACGGCGCGCATATCGTGGTCGGCACGCCGGGGCGGTTGCGCGATCATATGGAGCGCGGCGCGCTGGACCTCTCGGAATTGAAAGCCGTGGTGCTCGACGAAGCCGACGAGATGCTCGATCTCGGTTTTCGCGAGGATCTCGAATTCATCCTCAAGGCCGCGCCCGCAACCAAGCGCAGCCTCTTGTTTTCCGCGACGATGCCGAAAGCCATTGCAACGCTGGCGAAAGACTATCAACGCAACGCCCAGCGCATCGAGGTGACGGGCGGCAAAAGCGGTCATGCCGACATCGAATACCGCGCCATTCGCGTCGCACCGCACGAGCATGAACATGTGGTGGTCAACTTGCTGCGCATGTTGGAAGCCCCTACCGCCATGGTGTTTTGCAACACGCGCGAGGCGGTGCGCCATCTGCACGCGATTTTGCAGGAGCGCGGTTTTTCCGCCGTCGTGCTGTCGGGCGAACTCAGCCAGCATGAGCGCAATCAGGCCATGCTCGCGCTGCGCTCAAACCGCGCCCGTGTCTGCGTCGCCACCGATGTGGCGGCACGCGGCATCGATCTACCCAATGTCGGCATCGTTATCCATGCCGAACTGCCGCATGATGTCGAGACCATGCAGCACCGCTCGGGCCGCACCGGACGCGCGGGCCGCAAAGGCGTGAGCGCCGTGCTGGTGCCGATGTCGCGGCGGCGCCGCGCCGAACGGCTGTTCGTCGATGCAAAATTACAACCGCTGTGGGGCGCGCCGCCGAGCGCCGAAGAGATTCGCGCCAAGGATCAGGAACGGCTGCTCGACGATCCCGTCTTGAACGAGGCCAATAGCGAGGAGGATCTCGCCCTCGCCCGCCTGCTGCTGGCGCAAAAGTCGCCCGAGGAAGTCGCGGCGGCGCTGGCGCGGCTCTACCGCGCGCAACTCCCGGCCTATGAGGACGTCACCGACCCTGGCTATGCCCAATCGACGCGCGAACGTCCCGCACGGGACCGCGACGCCGGACCGGCGGGCGTCGGCAAGAAAGGCTTTGGCGGCGACAGCACGTGGTTCCGCCTCGATATCGGCCGCACCCGTAATGCAGACCCAAAATGGCTGCTGCCGATGCTGTGCAAGCGCGGCCAGATCACCCGCCAGGACATCGGCTCGATCAAGATTTTCGATCACGAGACATTGTTCGAAATCGCGACGCCCGCAGCCGAACGCTTCCTCGCCAATTCCCGCCGCCCCTCGCCCGACAATATCCGCATCCATCCGGCCGACGCAGCCCGCACGCATGATAAGCCGCCGAAGCGGGAGAAGTATAAGGGTGGGAAGAAGGACCTCCCAGAAGGGAAGGTTAAAAAGAAGAAGGGAAAATATCCGAAGGGCGTGTGA